A window from Apostichopus japonicus isolate 1M-3 chromosome 2, ASM3797524v1, whole genome shotgun sequence encodes these proteins:
- the LOC139976943 gene encoding mpv17-like protein 2 produces the protein MNGGQVFSKVAALTRRLYSPKYLALTNIVSGGFFLALSDGIEQCNERYGFMKHHVQTQGPKKWNWKRTGRMFIMGLALGPFNHYWYIYLDKFLPGIKKKTIFKKVILDEVIASPFFLAAFFVGAGLLEGKTLPQCQTSLKEKFPYCYMVDWCFWPTAQVINFYLLPTKYRVLYVNSVTVIWDVFLSYMNHVYESKR, from the exons ATGAATGGTGGTCAGGTTTTCTCAAAAGTAGCTGCTTTGACGAGGAGGCTTTACTCTCCTAAGTACTTGGCTTTAACAAACATAGTATCTGGAGGATTTTTTCTAGCCTTGAGTGATGGCATTGAACAGTGCAACGAGCGTTACGGCTTTATGAAGCATCATGTACAGACACAGGGCCCTAAAAAGTGGAACTGGAAGAGAACAG GACGAATGTTCATCATGGGACTTGCTCTTGGTCCATTCAATCATTACTGGTATATATACTTGGATAAGTTTCTTCCTGGCATTAAAAAGAAAACTATCTTCAAGAAGGTCATTCTTGATGAAGTTATTGCTTCACCTTTCTTTCTAGCTGCCTTCTTTGTAG GTGCTGGCCTCCTTGAAGGGAAGACTTTGCCACAGTGCCAAACATCATTGAAGGAAAAATTTCCTTACTGCTACATG GTGGATTGGTGCTTTTGGCCAACAGCACAAGTAATCAATTTTTACCTTCTACCAACAAAATACCGAGTGCTTTATGTCAATTCTGTCACTGTTATATGGGATGTATTTTTATCATATATGAATCATGTGTATGAGTCAAAGAGATAA